One window of Manihot esculenta cultivar AM560-2 chromosome 17, M.esculenta_v8, whole genome shotgun sequence genomic DNA carries:
- the LOC110604698 gene encoding probable peroxygenase 4 isoform X2 encodes MRKSTILSLSFFCFLFLSSSLLSSNSMDSTYSIISDKQEKGKFKPDENNLMQKHAFFFDRNQDGSVHPWETYQGLRALGAGVLLSTACGIFINGAFSQLTRPGKFPSLLFPIELRNIVLAKIKSGTDTYDEKGRISTWTQWSLTYHLFKDEHGLLKKDTLRGLYDGSTFEKREKELKEKRNALAKKKASI; translated from the exons ATGCGTAAAAGCACAATACTCTCTCTTAGCTTCTTCtgctttcttttcctttcttcatCTCTTCTGAGTTCGAATTCAATGGATTCCACATATTCCATAATAAGCGACAAGCAAGAAAAGg GAAAATTTAAACCAGATGAAAACAACCTTATGCAGAAGCATGCTTTCTTCTTTGACAGGAATCAGGACGGCTCAGTTCATCCCTGGGAGACCTATCAAg GTTTACGTGCACTTGGGGCTGGTGTGCTGCTTTCTACTGCGTGTGGCATTTTCATCAATGGAGCTTTCAGTCAGTTAACTCGCCCT GGAAAGTTTCCTTCTCTACTATTCCCTATTGAGTTGCGGAACATCGTTCTCGCCAAAATTAAGAGCGGTACTGATACCTATGACGAGAAAGGAAG GATTTCAACCTGGACACAATGGTCATTAACGTACCATCTTTTCAAGGACGAACATGGTTTGCTGAAGAAAGATACACTAAGAGGACTTTACGATGGAAGTACTTTTGAAAAAAGGGAGAAGGAGTTGAAGGAGAAGCGAAACGCATTGGCTAAA
- the LOC110604698 gene encoding probable peroxygenase 4 isoform X1 — MRKSTILSLSFFCFLFLSSSLLSSNSMDSTYSIISDKQEKGKFKPDENNLMQKHAFFFDRNQDGSVHPWETYQGLRALGAGVLLSTACGIFINGAFSQLTRPGKFPSLLFPIELRNIVLAKIKSGTDTYDEKGRFIEEKFENIFRDYARTHSDALTRSELSEMRRAHKKPKDYFGWISTWTQWSLTYHLFKDEHGLLKKDTLRGLYDGSTFEKREKELKEKRNALAKKKASI, encoded by the exons ATGCGTAAAAGCACAATACTCTCTCTTAGCTTCTTCtgctttcttttcctttcttcatCTCTTCTGAGTTCGAATTCAATGGATTCCACATATTCCATAATAAGCGACAAGCAAGAAAAGg GAAAATTTAAACCAGATGAAAACAACCTTATGCAGAAGCATGCTTTCTTCTTTGACAGGAATCAGGACGGCTCAGTTCATCCCTGGGAGACCTATCAAg GTTTACGTGCACTTGGGGCTGGTGTGCTGCTTTCTACTGCGTGTGGCATTTTCATCAATGGAGCTTTCAGTCAGTTAACTCGCCCT GGAAAGTTTCCTTCTCTACTATTCCCTATTGAGTTGCGGAACATCGTTCTCGCCAAAATTAAGAGCGGTACTGATACCTATGACGAGAAAGGAAG ATTTATTGAGGAGAAATTCGAAAATATTTTCCGCGACTATGCACGTACACATTCAGATGCATTGACAAGAAGTGAACTGAGTGAAATGCGAAGGGCGCACAAAAAACCTAAAGACTACTTTGGATG GATTTCAACCTGGACACAATGGTCATTAACGTACCATCTTTTCAAGGACGAACATGGTTTGCTGAAGAAAGATACACTAAGAGGACTTTACGATGGAAGTACTTTTGAAAAAAGGGAGAAGGAGTTGAAGGAGAAGCGAAACGCATTGGCTAAA